The following is a genomic window from Candidatus Hydrogenedentota bacterium.
TGATATACCTCTTTATGCCATTCTGGTCGTCATATGAACGGGAACGAATTTTTCCCTCCACGTAAAGCAGAGTCCCTTTCTTTACAAATCTTTCAGCTATCTGCGCCAATCCTCTCCAACAAACAATATTGTGCCACTCAGTCCTCTCGGGCACTTGCGTTCCACTTGATGTCGTGTAACCTCTTTCGCTAGTAGCTAGTGAGAAGTTTGCTTTAGCAACATCATTGTCAAAATACTTCATTTCCGGGTCTCTCCCCACGTTTCCAACTAAAATAACTTTATTCACTGACATAACTAAAATATTTATTGTTTAAAACCGCTTAGCAGTATAAAGCAAAATTAATCAAAGATTTGCAATTTCACAACTACATTTCACTCAGTAAAGTAAGATATTTGTACTAAAAAGAGTGTTATTACACAAAAACAATGGAAAATAGAAAATTTCCTCCTTTTTATTTTTAGAGATGAAAAAAAAGCTATATATTTGCAATCCAAAATTTTACTAATTAACAAATGGTATTATTATTAATATTTTAAATGTAAATAAGATGACTAAAGCAGATGTTGTAAACGAAATTGCGAAAAAGACGGGTGTTGATAAAGCATCAGTATTAGCAACTGTTGAAGCCTTTATGGAGGTTGTGAAAGATTCCCTATCTAGTAACGAGAATGTTTATCTAAGAGGTTTTGGCAGCTTTATTGTAAAGAAGAGAGCCCAGAA
Proteins encoded in this region:
- the ssb gene encoding single-stranded DNA-binding protein, with the translated sequence MSVNKVILVGNVGRDPEMKYFDNDVAKANFSLATSERGYTTSSGTQVPERTEWHNIVCWRGLAQIAERFVKKGTLLYVEGKIRSRSYDDQNGIKRYITEIVADNLELLSRKQTTDGVEADGEKTETRMPEPTTNEEDSNSELDDLPF
- a CDS encoding integration host factor subunit beta, with protein sequence MTKADVVNEIAKKTGVDKASVLATVEAFMEVVKDSLSSNENVYLRGFGSFIVKKRAQKTARNISKNTTIIIPEHNIPAFKPAKSFVAQVKKIK